The DNA segment GTGTGGTTGGGATTGGTGATAGAGAGgggctatgtgtgggtggggttggtgatggagaagggttATGTGTGAGTGGGGTTGGTGATAGAGAGgggctatgtgtgggtggggttggtgatagagaggggctatgtgtgggtggggttggtgatggaAAAGGGGTATTTGTGGGTGGTGTTTTGGATGAAGAAGtgttatgtgtgggtggggtggtgatagagaggggctatgtgtgggtggggttggtaaTGGAGAAGGgatatgtgtgggtggggttggcgatggagaaggggtatgtgtgggtggggttggtgatagagaggggctatgtgtgggtggggttggtgatggagaagagttatgtgtgggtggggtcggtgatggagaagggttatgtgtgggtggggttggcgATAGAGAGGGGttatgtgtgggtgggggtggcgatagagaggggctatgtgtgggtggggttggtgatagagaggggctatgtgtgggtgaggttggtgatggagaaagggtatgtgtgggtggggttggtgatggagaaggggtatgtgtgggtgggggtggtgatagagaggggctatgtgtgggtggggttggtgatggTGAAGggttatgtgtgggtggggttggtgatagagaggggctatgtgtgggtggggttggtgatgaAGAAGGGGTATTTGTGGGTGGGGTTTTGGTTGAAGAAGTGTTATGAGTGGATGGGGATTTGGATGGAAAAggagtatgtgtgggtggggatggtgatggagaaagagtatgtgtgggtggggttggtgatggagaaggggtaCGTGTGAGTGGGAATGATGATGGAAAAGGGGTATATGTGGCTGGTGTTTTGGATGAAGAAgaggtatgtgtgggtggggatggtgatggagaaggggtatgtgtgggtggggttttgTATGGAGAAtgggtatgtgtgggtggggtttttTATGGAGATGGGTTATGcgtgggtggggttggtgatggagaaggggtatgtgtgggtggggatggtgatggagaaggggtatTTGTGGGTGGTGTTTTGGATAAAGAAGtgttatgtgtgggtggggttggtgatagagaggggctatgtgtgggtggggttggtgatagagaggggctatgtgtgggtggggttggtgatagaaaggggctatgtgtgggtggggttggtgatggagaaggggtatTTGTGGCTGGTGTtttgtagggctggacccgaatattcgggtattcggatattcgttcgttgagtaggtattcggtttttaattttggtattcggatattcgttttttttctcctttccagagttccacctcactctaaccacttctgttctctcgggtcccgtcagaatatcttgcgcgcgggacagaactgaactgttattggctggagcgggagtttaatccagacgatgcgggagcaaattaataaatagttaagaaaactgtaataattgtaaaaaaaaaaaaaacctaaagaaaactctcaacgcgcaggatggaccgacacacacacgcacacaccgatggtgtttggactggggtaaggaacgggaccacactattcagcgctgctgttttaataaatatataagtaaatttgaagcattaaatgtagtttatttaatttatattaggaacgtggggcgggagcggcagaaatgtgtatgtggcgggcgggcgcgggattaaaagaagcaatttttttgcggcgcggtaacgagacagaaacgcgggagcgtggaagagtgggtttaaaaatcagtctcgcgcagacatgataaaaaaaatgcaggctcttcgaaactgatttatataataaaacgtaaggggtaatgtggcaacagtaggggctaaatcggttacaaaagcctggcctacaaaaatgatgtctgaacgaatttcctcttatctaatataatttaaaatggtttaaaaatacaaaataatttctaagcaaacgaaatatttaatattgagcttatagcccaagtgcaaaaatacaaaatcagtaatacggctatgctctgcacaatgcttaaaccgaaatagaccaagtacaataacgtcattaacaatgactttcctctactctaatataatttaacatggtttaaaaatataaaataatttctaaacaaacgaaatatttaatattgagcttatagcccaagtgcaaaaatacaaaatcagtaatatgccctgcacgatcctttaaccgaaatagaccaagtacagtttacaatgactgtcctctaatataattaacaatgtttaagaatataaaatacttcctgaacaaacgttttttttgtttgtttttttaagcaaataacctaagtgtgaaaacacaaacagcaatttactgggctggcttgcgcagcggagaaaccgtgcagcagcagcctcctagcctgcttacgcagcggataagccgcggtgtagggcagcagaaattccgggatgaaaacacaaagaaatctgggctaaaaacacagaaaaaatatggggtgaaaacacaaaaatccgggataaaaacaccaaaaatccggggtgaatatgtctcgtcggtcagagcaaattgaacatttttcagtggattaaaggggccgtgatttgctttttttttttttttttttacctcttttttaaaaaacgaatattcgaatattcgcttcgaatcagtgccgaatatccggagctcaaaaaacgctattcgggccagccctagtgttTTGGATAAAGAAGtgttatgtgtgggtggggttggtgatagagaggggctatgtgtgggtggggttggtgatagagaggggctatgtgtgggtggggttggtgatggagaagggttatgtgtggttggggttggtgatagagaggggctatgtgtgggtggggttggtgatggagaagggttATGTGTGAGTGGGGTTGGTGATAGAGAGgggctatgtgtgggtggggttggtgatagagaggggctatgtgtgggtggggttggtaaTGGAGAAGGGTTATGTGTGGGTGAGGTTGGTGATAGAGAAgggctatgtgtgggtggggttggtgatagagaggggctatgtgtgggtggggttggtgatagagaggggctatgtgtgggtgaggttggtgatggagaaggggtatgtgtgggtggggttggtgatagagaggggctatgtgtgggtggggttggtgatagagaggggctatgtgtgggtgaggttggtgatggagaaggggtatgtgtgggtggggttggtgatggaAAAGGGTTAtttgtgggtggggttggtgatagagaggggctatgtgtgggtggggttggtgatggagaagggttATGTGTGGGTAGAGTTGGTGATAGAGAGGGGTTATGTGTGGGAGGGTGGTGATAGAGAGgggctatgtgtgggtggggttggtgatggagaaggggtatTTGTGGGTGGTGTTTTGGATGAAGAAGTGttatgtgtgggtgggggtggtgatggagaagggttatgtgtgggtggggttggtgacAGAGAGGGGTTATGGGTGGGTGGGGTTTTGTATGGAGAAtgggtatgtgtgggtggggttttgTATGGAGAAGGGTTATGcgtgggtggggttggtgatggagaagCGGTATTTGTGGGTGGTGTTTTGGGTAAAGAAGtgttatgtgtgggtggggttggtgatagagaggggctatgtgtgggtggggttggtgatagaGAAGGGGTATTTGTGGGTGGTGTTTTGGATGAAGAAGggttatgtgtgggtggggttggtgatagaaaggggctatgtgtgggtggggttggtgatagaaaggggctatgtgtgggtggggttggtgatggagaaggggtatTTGTGGCTGGTGTTTTGGATAAAGAAGTGTTATGTatgggtggggttggtgatagagaggggctatgtgtgggtggggttggtgatagagaggggctatgtgtgggtggggttggtgatagagaggggctatgtgtgggtggggttggtgatggagaagggttATGTGTGAGTGGGGTTGGTGATAGAGAGgggctatgtgtgggtggggttggtgatagagaggggctatgtgtgggtggggttggtgatggagaaggggta comes from the Astyanax mexicanus isolate ESR-SI-001 chromosome 20, AstMex3_surface, whole genome shotgun sequence genome and includes:
- the LOC125784908 gene encoding uncharacterized protein LOC125784908, coding for LSPTPPTNNPSPSPTPPTHTPSPSPTSPTHSPSLSPTPPTHSPSLSPTPPTHTPSPSPTSPTHSPSLSPTPPTHSPSLSPTPPTHSPSLSPTSPTHNPSPLPTPPTPPTNTPSPSPTPPTHSPSLSPTPPTHSPSLSPTPLTHNPSPSPTPPTHSPSLSPTPPTHSPSLSPTPPTHSPSLSPTPPIHNTSLSKTPATNTPSPSPTPPTHSPFLSPTPPTHSPFLSPTPPTHNPSSSKTPPTNTPSLSPTPPTHSPSLSPTPPTHNTSLPKTPPTNTASPSPTPPTHNPSPYKTPPTHTHSPYKTPPTHNPSLTNLNTGRI